Proteins from one Lachnospiraceae bacterium KGMB03038 genomic window:
- a CDS encoding activase — protein sequence MRREKSILDVGIDVGSTTTKIAAMDSGTQKILYSEYRRHHADQIKSVSDALRKLGERFPDSRIYLALTGSGAKNLADELKVSYIQEVVANSIALQTRYENVGTAIELGGQDAKIIFFRENETTHQLEASDMRMNGSCAGGTGAFIDEIASILNVPIEQFNEMAGKGDTVYVVSGRCGVYAKTDIQPLLNQGVSKENLALSAFHAIAKQTIGGLAQGLDIKSPVVFEGGPLTFNPVLIQVFASRLGLTKKEILIPERPELMMAWGAALSLKKLKGRQERPRKPERLAEDLDWIKEEEKSGKQGTPFFRSGEEREEFEKRHALPDWKPYQPKAGETVRAYLGIDSGSTTTKFVLMDETEQLLDTFYAPNEGDPLAVAKRALLAMRDKYRGAGADLEILGAGTTGYGEQLFARAFSAECHVVETVAHAKAALKYYPGATFLLDIGGQDMKAVWLKDGIITNIVVNEACSSGCGSFLENFASTLHIPVEKIAQAAFKSEDPAVLGSRCTIFMNSSIVTEQRNGKLPGDIMAGLCRSIIENVFTKVIRTSNLDSLGDKIVVQGGTFQNDAVLRALEQYTGRKVIRAPYPGVMGAIGAALLTKERMQDGQRTFIGLENLEAFTYTQQADEPCPFCGNHCRRSIIRFSNGNSWVTNNRCEKGEIVGDPKDETVQSRLRDKQQEKEKTPDLFGLRRKLLFQDYPYPEPRTERNTTIGIPRVLFFWDSMPFWTTFFKVLGFGVCLSKPSTRKMYESGLRSVTSDTVCFPAKLVHGHMRNLVKQKADLIFFPSISTVAPENQEKTSESMCAVVKGYPLVIRNSDNPKTEWGIPLETPLFFWNTKEDRKDQLISYMEERFQVPREETKRAVRAAEAAMASFRRQMEEAGAKVLEEAEREGKYAVVLAARPYQTDSLVNHDLPSFFTDLGIPVLTADSLPKLSEVELKRSRLDIVNNYHARMLSSAILAAQDPRLEYVQIVSFGCGHDAYLSDEIIRLMNEISGKTPLVVKLDESDIQGPLRIRVRSFVETLNMRRSQGTAKKVKALEDPYPVKFTTKDKAERVVLVPNTSHAFSRLMSAAMKGQGLRTEPLEIGREEAIRLGKQYVHNDICFPAQVVIGEALAALRSGRYDLDHVAVAMAKYVGDCRLTHYGALLRKALDDAGYAQVPVLTNDDKDSHNLHPGYRMNLAASIRIAVGLPMIDVLEELLRKIRPYEKEEGSADAAFEKAMDLLIDGMEKGGVRGARKGFRQAIEVMKAVAYDRGRPKPQVLIVGEYLLNFHPGANHDIEVYLEKNGFEVIEARMTDVIRKIYFNKDSQVKEYHIHRPLREKLWNRLANKVFDIAHDLTDRIAKGHPLYERACRLPELVKRSDPVIPHTFDAGEGVLIPGEILHHAAHGCRAFVILQPFGCLPNHVVGRGIVKKLKEYYPDAQILPLDYDPDVSFANLENRLQMLVMNVIEKERLEQQREKQSDESKGIA from the coding sequence ATGAGACGAGAGAAAAGTATCCTGGATGTGGGGATCGATGTGGGGAGTACTACCACCAAGATCGCTGCTATGGATTCGGGGACACAAAAGATTTTATATTCCGAGTACAGACGCCATCACGCGGACCAGATCAAAAGCGTCTCTGACGCGCTTAGAAAATTGGGAGAGCGTTTCCCGGACAGCAGGATTTATCTTGCTCTGACAGGATCTGGAGCGAAGAATCTGGCGGATGAGCTGAAGGTCTCTTATATACAGGAGGTTGTGGCCAACTCCATCGCCCTCCAGACAAGATACGAGAACGTAGGAACGGCGATCGAGCTTGGCGGCCAGGACGCGAAGATTATTTTCTTTCGGGAAAATGAGACGACCCATCAGCTTGAGGCATCGGACATGCGGATGAATGGAAGCTGCGCGGGGGGAACAGGAGCGTTTATCGACGAGATCGCTTCGATCTTAAATGTACCGATCGAGCAGTTTAACGAAATGGCGGGGAAGGGGGATACCGTCTATGTTGTGTCAGGGCGCTGCGGCGTATACGCTAAGACAGATATACAGCCGCTTCTGAATCAGGGAGTATCTAAAGAAAATCTGGCCCTGTCCGCCTTTCATGCCATTGCGAAACAGACCATCGGAGGACTGGCCCAGGGGCTGGATATCAAAAGCCCGGTAGTCTTTGAGGGAGGCCCGCTGACCTTTAATCCGGTCTTGATCCAAGTGTTCGCCAGCCGCCTGGGGCTGACAAAAAAGGAGATCTTGATCCCGGAACGCCCGGAACTTATGATGGCTTGGGGGGCCGCTCTATCGCTAAAGAAATTAAAAGGGCGGCAGGAGCGGCCGCGAAAGCCGGAACGGCTGGCGGAGGATCTGGATTGGATCAAAGAGGAGGAAAAAAGCGGAAAGCAGGGAACGCCATTCTTCCGATCAGGAGAAGAGCGGGAAGAGTTTGAGAAGCGGCACGCCCTGCCGGATTGGAAACCATATCAGCCCAAGGCGGGAGAGACGGTACGGGCCTATCTTGGTATTGATTCCGGGAGCACAACTACAAAATTCGTATTGATGGATGAAACAGAACAGCTTTTGGACACCTTTTACGCGCCTAATGAGGGGGATCCTCTTGCCGTAGCCAAGAGAGCCCTTCTTGCTATGCGGGATAAGTACCGCGGCGCGGGAGCTGATCTGGAGATCCTGGGGGCGGGTACCACCGGATACGGCGAACAGCTTTTTGCCAGGGCATTTTCCGCGGAGTGCCATGTGGTAGAGACGGTAGCTCACGCAAAGGCGGCGCTGAAATATTATCCGGGAGCTACCTTTCTTCTGGATATTGGCGGCCAGGACATGAAAGCGGTCTGGCTGAAAGACGGGATAATCACCAATATTGTGGTCAATGAGGCCTGCTCTTCCGGCTGCGGATCGTTCTTGGAGAATTTCGCCTCTACATTGCACATCCCGGTGGAGAAGATCGCGCAGGCGGCTTTCAAATCAGAGGATCCGGCCGTCTTAGGCAGCCGCTGCACGATTTTTATGAACAGCAGTATTGTGACGGAGCAGAGAAACGGAAAGCTGCCGGGAGATATTATGGCGGGCCTATGCCGATCGATCATTGAAAATGTGTTTACCAAAGTCATCCGGACTTCCAATCTGGACAGCCTGGGAGATAAGATCGTAGTCCAGGGAGGGACTTTCCAGAATGACGCGGTATTAAGAGCGCTGGAGCAGTATACGGGAAGAAAGGTGATCCGGGCGCCGTATCCCGGCGTTATGGGAGCCATAGGCGCGGCGCTCCTGACCAAAGAACGGATGCAGGATGGGCAGAGGACGTTCATTGGATTAGAGAACCTGGAGGCATTCACGTATACCCAGCAGGCGGATGAACCCTGCCCCTTCTGCGGGAATCACTGCAGACGCAGCATTATCCGGTTCTCAAACGGGAATTCCTGGGTGACGAATAACCGGTGTGAGAAGGGAGAGATCGTGGGAGATCCCAAAGATGAGACGGTCCAGTCCCGGTTGAGGGACAAGCAGCAGGAAAAGGAGAAGACGCCGGATCTGTTTGGGCTTCGCCGGAAACTTCTGTTCCAGGATTACCCATATCCAGAACCGAGGACTGAGAGAAATACGACCATCGGAATTCCAAGAGTGCTGTTCTTCTGGGATAGTATGCCCTTTTGGACTACATTTTTCAAAGTGTTGGGCTTCGGGGTATGTTTGTCAAAACCCAGCACTCGGAAAATGTACGAGAGCGGTCTGCGGTCTGTGACTTCGGATACTGTATGTTTTCCGGCTAAATTAGTCCACGGACATATGCGGAATCTGGTGAAACAGAAAGCAGACCTAATCTTTTTCCCCTCCATCAGTACGGTGGCGCCGGAAAATCAGGAAAAGACCAGCGAGTCTATGTGCGCGGTGGTCAAGGGATATCCGCTGGTCATCCGCAATTCAGACAATCCCAAGACAGAGTGGGGAATCCCTTTGGAGACGCCTTTGTTCTTCTGGAATACCAAGGAAGACCGCAAGGATCAGTTGATCTCTTATATGGAAGAAAGATTCCAGGTACCGAGAGAGGAGACGAAGAGGGCAGTCCGAGCGGCAGAAGCGGCTATGGCAAGCTTCCGCAGGCAGATGGAAGAAGCGGGGGCCAAGGTTTTGGAAGAGGCGGAGCGAGAAGGGAAATACGCGGTGGTGCTGGCGGCCAGGCCCTATCAGACGGATTCCCTGGTGAACCACGATCTGCCTTCCTTCTTTACAGACCTTGGGATTCCCGTGCTGACGGCAGATTCACTGCCAAAACTCAGTGAAGTGGAATTGAAAAGGAGCAGGCTGGACATTGTAAATAATTACCACGCCCGGATGCTGTCTTCCGCAATCCTGGCAGCCCAGGATCCAAGGCTGGAATATGTCCAGATCGTAAGCTTTGGCTGTGGTCACGATGCCTATCTCTCCGATGAGATCATAAGGCTGATGAATGAAATCTCAGGGAAAACGCCTCTGGTGGTCAAGCTGGATGAAAGCGACATCCAGGGGCCGCTCAGGATCCGGGTGCGCTCTTTTGTGGAGACTTTGAATATGCGGCGCAGCCAGGGAACCGCAAAAAAAGTGAAAGCTCTGGAAGACCCTTATCCGGTGAAATTTACTACAAAAGATAAGGCGGAACGGGTAGTCCTGGTCCCCAATACATCCCACGCTTTCAGCCGTCTGATGTCGGCGGCCATGAAGGGGCAGGGGCTTCGGACGGAGCCCTTGGAGATCGGCAGGGAAGAGGCTATCCGCTTGGGGAAACAGTATGTCCACAACGATATCTGCTTTCCGGCTCAGGTAGTGATCGGAGAAGCATTGGCCGCGTTGAGGAGCGGCAGGTATGACCTTGACCATGTGGCGGTGGCTATGGCCAAATACGTGGGCGACTGCCGGCTGACCCATTACGGGGCTCTGCTCAGGAAAGCGCTGGATGATGCGGGATATGCCCAGGTCCCCGTGCTGACTAACGATGATAAAGACAGCCACAATCTCCATCCAGGCTACCGGATGAATCTGGCGGCTTCCATTCGGATCGCCGTCGGCCTGCCCATGATCGATGTGCTGGAAGAACTGCTGCGGAAAATCCGGCCCTATGAAAAGGAAGAAGGAAGCGCGGATGCCGCTTTTGAGAAGGCCATGGATCTTCTGATCGATGGGATGGAAAAAGGGGGAGTCCGTGGAGCGCGGAAAGGCTTCCGCCAGGCGATAGAGGTGATGAAAGCGGTTGCGTATGACCGCGGCAGACCCAAACCGCAGGTACTGATCGTAGGAGAATATCTGTTGAACTTCCATCCGGGAGCGAACCATGATATTGAGGTCTATCTGGAGAAAAATGGATTTGAAGTGATCGAGGCCCGCATGACGGACGTGATCCGCAAGATTTACTTTAACAAAGACAGTCAGGTGAAAGAATACCATATACATAGGCCTTTGCGGGAGAAACTCTGGAATAGGCTGGCAAATAAAGTTTTTGATATCGCCCATGATCTGACAGACCGCATCGCAAAAGGGCATCCGCTGTATGAGCGGGCCTGCCGTCTGCCGGAACTGGTCAAGAGAAGCGATCCGGTGATCCCCCATACTTTTGACGCGGGAGAGGGAGTGCTGATCCCGGGGGAGATCCTCCATCATGCCGCTCATGGCTGCCGGGCGTTCGTTATCCTGCAGCCCTTCGGCTGTCTGCCAAACCATGTGGTAGGCCGGGGGATCGTTAAGAAGCTGAAGGAATACTATCCCGATGCCCAGATCCTGCCGCTGGACTATGATCCGGACGTCAGCTTCGCCAACCTGGAAAACCGGCTCCAAATGCTGGTGATGAATGTGATTGAAAAGGAACGGTTAGAGCAGCAAAGAGAAAAACAGTCTGACGAGAGCAAGGGGATCGCATAG
- a CDS encoding ABC transporter ATP-binding protein, producing the protein MSTLRKFIQYYQPYKGVFFLDLFCATFISVVDLLYPQFLRSAINGLFTRSAGEIISALLPIGIGLFVMYVLQSLCKYYISYQGHMMGAHMERDMRAKLFDHYEKLSFSYYDQNNSGQMMSKLVSDLFDIAEFAHHGPENLFISLIKIVGSFIFLFLINWQLAIPLLILVFCMLVFSISQNKRMQATFLDNRRKIGDVNASLQDTLAGIRVVQSFANEDVEREKFAKSNQGFLKSKDDNYRCMGTFTGGNLFFQGMMYLVTLVYGGYLIAQGRMDVVDLSMYALYIGIFISPIQILVELMEMMQKGLSGFRRYLDVMETETQIQNAPNAKPLTDVKGTVSYENVSFHYSDDDTLVLSNVSFEIPAGRSVALVGPSGSGKTTICNLLPRFYDVTGGRVAIDGKDVRDLTLESLRGQIGIVQQDVYLFCGTIRENIAYGKPGASQEEIMDAAKKANIHDFIESLPEGYDTYVGERGTRLSGGQKQRISIARVFLKNPPILILDEATSALDNESERWIQKSLDVLAHDRTTITIAHRLSTIQNADEILVVADNGIAERGTHEELLRLGGIYAGYYQ; encoded by the coding sequence ATGTCTACACTAAGAAAATTTATCCAATATTACCAACCCTACAAAGGTGTTTTTTTCTTGGATCTTTTCTGCGCCACTTTTATCAGCGTAGTAGATCTTTTATACCCGCAATTCTTACGCAGCGCCATCAACGGTCTTTTTACCAGAAGCGCCGGGGAAATCATCTCCGCTCTTCTCCCCATCGGCATCGGGCTTTTTGTCATGTATGTCCTTCAGAGCCTGTGCAAGTATTATATCAGCTATCAGGGACATATGATGGGCGCCCACATGGAGCGGGATATGCGTGCAAAGCTTTTTGACCACTATGAAAAGCTTTCTTTCTCTTACTATGACCAGAACAATTCCGGTCAGATGATGAGCAAGCTGGTCTCTGACCTGTTTGACATTGCGGAGTTCGCCCACCATGGGCCTGAGAACCTGTTTATCTCCTTGATCAAGATCGTGGGATCCTTTATCTTCCTGTTTCTGATCAACTGGCAGCTTGCCATTCCTTTGCTGATCCTAGTCTTCTGTATGCTGGTCTTCTCCATCAGCCAGAACAAACGGATGCAGGCCACCTTCCTGGATAACCGCCGGAAGATCGGGGACGTCAACGCCAGCCTTCAGGATACCCTGGCCGGCATCCGCGTGGTACAGTCTTTTGCCAACGAAGATGTTGAAAGGGAGAAATTCGCCAAAAGCAACCAGGGATTCTTAAAGTCCAAGGACGATAACTACCGGTGTATGGGAACCTTTACCGGAGGCAATCTCTTCTTCCAGGGTATGATGTACCTGGTGACTTTGGTATACGGAGGATATCTGATCGCCCAGGGACGGATGGACGTGGTAGATCTGTCCATGTACGCCCTCTATATCGGCATCTTCATCAGCCCTATCCAGATCCTGGTAGAATTGATGGAAATGATGCAGAAAGGACTCTCCGGATTCCGCCGTTATCTGGACGTGATGGAAACTGAGACACAGATCCAAAACGCGCCGAATGCAAAGCCCCTCACCGACGTGAAAGGAACCGTTTCCTATGAAAATGTCTCCTTCCATTATTCAGACGACGATACGCTTGTACTCTCAAATGTTTCGTTTGAAATCCCAGCAGGCCGTTCGGTAGCTCTGGTAGGACCTTCCGGGTCCGGCAAGACTACCATCTGCAATCTGCTTCCCAGATTCTATGACGTGACCGGAGGCCGGGTGGCCATCGATGGAAAAGACGTGCGGGATCTGACGCTGGAATCTCTCCGCGGCCAGATCGGCATCGTTCAGCAGGACGTCTATCTCTTCTGCGGCACCATCCGGGAAAATATCGCCTACGGAAAGCCCGGCGCTTCCCAAGAAGAAATCATGGACGCCGCTAAAAAGGCCAACATCCACGACTTTATCGAAAGTCTGCCTGAAGGGTATGACACCTATGTAGGCGAGCGGGGAACCCGTTTGTCCGGCGGACAGAAACAGCGCATTTCCATTGCCCGTGTGTTCCTGAAGAATCCGCCGATCCTGATCTTAGACGAGGCCACCAGCGCCCTGGACAACGAAAGTGAACGCTGGATCCAGAAGAGCCTGGATGTACTGGCCCATGACCGGACCACCATTACCATTGCCCACCGGCTGTCTACCATACAGAATGCCGATGAGATCCTGGTAGTGGCGGATAATGGCATCGCGGAACGGGGGACCCACGAAGAACTGCTGCGTTTAGGCGGTATCTACGCAGGATATTACCAATAA
- a CDS encoding aldo/keto reductase, whose amino-acid sequence MRYRELGNTGLKVSEIGLGCEGFAEDNCQGAKRLLDEAERRGVNYFDLYTSNPQVRTAIGEAMKGRRQKFIIQSHVCSVWKDGQYKRSRQIDEVKEGMEEMLSLLQTDYIDVGMIHYVDSMKDWKTVSEGPVLAYVKELKEKGVIHHIGLSSHNPEVALEAVRSGDVEVLMFSVNPCYDLQPASEDVNELWADENYEKPLVNMDPQRQELYETCQRLGVGVTVMKAFGGGDLLDASMSPAGKALTVGQCLHYALTRPAVATVLAGAHSVEEFQRSLAYEEASEEEKDYAPAFASFPNISWEGHCMYCSHCAPCPKKIDVASVTKFLNLAKAQGNVPETVREHYEVLPHHAGECIQCGACETRCPFGVSIIENMKQAAEIFGK is encoded by the coding sequence TTGAGATATCGTGAGTTGGGGAACACAGGTTTAAAAGTCAGTGAGATCGGACTTGGCTGCGAGGGATTCGCGGAAGACAACTGCCAGGGAGCAAAACGGCTCTTAGACGAGGCAGAACGGCGGGGAGTGAATTATTTTGACCTTTATACATCGAACCCTCAGGTCCGGACGGCCATTGGGGAGGCCATGAAGGGAAGAAGGCAGAAGTTCATCATCCAGTCTCATGTCTGTTCCGTTTGGAAAGACGGCCAGTATAAAAGGAGCCGTCAGATCGATGAAGTGAAAGAGGGAATGGAAGAAATGCTCTCCCTGCTTCAGACGGACTATATCGATGTGGGAATGATCCATTATGTGGATTCCATGAAAGACTGGAAAACGGTGTCGGAAGGCCCCGTCCTTGCTTATGTGAAAGAGCTGAAAGAAAAAGGCGTGATTCATCACATCGGGCTTTCCAGCCACAACCCGGAAGTGGCGCTGGAGGCGGTGAGAAGCGGAGACGTTGAAGTGCTGATGTTCAGCGTAAATCCCTGCTATGACCTTCAGCCGGCCAGCGAGGATGTGAATGAACTGTGGGCGGATGAAAATTATGAAAAGCCTCTGGTGAATATGGATCCCCAGAGGCAGGAACTTTATGAGACCTGTCAGCGGCTTGGTGTAGGCGTAACGGTCATGAAAGCCTTCGGAGGAGGAGATCTTCTGGATGCGTCTATGTCCCCTGCCGGTAAGGCCCTGACAGTCGGCCAGTGCCTGCATTACGCGCTGACCCGCCCGGCGGTGGCTACGGTTCTTGCGGGCGCTCACAGTGTGGAAGAATTTCAGAGAAGTCTGGCCTATGAGGAAGCCTCAGAGGAAGAGAAGGATTATGCTCCCGCTTTTGCCTCTTTTCCAAATATCAGTTGGGAAGGTCATTGTATGTACTGCAGTCACTGCGCGCCTTGCCCCAAGAAGATTGACGTGGCTTCTGTGACGAAGTTCCTGAATCTGGCGAAAGCCCAGGGGAATGTGCCGGAGACGGTGCGGGAACACTATGAAGTGCTGCCTCACCATGCCGGAGAATGTATCCAGTGCGGAGCCTGTGAGACCCGCTGTCCATTTGGAGTCTCCATCATCGAGAATATGAAGCAGGCGGCAGAAATTTTTGGAAAATAA
- a CDS encoding aldo/keto reductase, which produces MEYATLNNGIQMPLEGFGVFQVPDPAQCENAVLDAISSGYRLIDTAAYMNEEAVGAAIKKCGVPREELFITTKLWVQDASYEAAKKAVQTSLDKLGLDYIDLYLIHQPMGDYIGAYRAMEELYKEGKLRAIGVCNFYPNRLADLCETVDVIPAVNQVELHPFFQQENALALMREYGIVPEAWGPFAEGNHGIFTHPVLSKIGEKYGKSAAQAALRWNIQRGVVVIPKSVHKDRMEQNFDVWDFTLSEDDMAEIAKLDLGHSEIVDHSDPGFVKMLHQMKIHD; this is translated from the coding sequence ATGGAATATGCAACTTTAAATAATGGAATCCAGATGCCGTTGGAAGGTTTTGGTGTATTTCAGGTGCCCGATCCGGCCCAGTGTGAAAACGCCGTCCTGGATGCCATAAGCAGCGGTTATCGTCTGATCGACACCGCCGCCTATATGAATGAGGAGGCGGTTGGCGCAGCCATCAAAAAATGCGGCGTACCAAGGGAAGAACTTTTTATCACCACCAAGCTCTGGGTACAGGATGCAAGTTATGAAGCAGCGAAAAAAGCGGTACAGACTTCTCTTGACAAACTGGGCCTTGATTATATCGATCTGTATCTGATTCACCAGCCAATGGGCGACTACATCGGCGCTTACCGCGCAATGGAAGAACTCTATAAAGAAGGAAAGTTACGCGCCATCGGTGTATGCAATTTCTATCCTAACCGCTTGGCTGATCTCTGCGAGACCGTAGACGTGATCCCGGCCGTTAATCAGGTGGAGCTGCATCCATTCTTCCAGCAGGAAAACGCTCTGGCCCTTATGAGGGAATATGGTATTGTTCCGGAAGCCTGGGGACCATTCGCAGAAGGGAATCACGGAATCTTCACCCATCCGGTTCTGTCCAAGATCGGGGAAAAATACGGAAAGAGCGCCGCGCAGGCAGCGCTGCGCTGGAATATCCAAAGAGGCGTCGTTGTAATTCCTAAATCTGTCCACAAAGACCGGATGGAGCAGAATTTTGACGTATGGGATTTCACCTTGTCCGAAGACGATATGGCTGAAATCGCCAAGTTAGACTTAGGGCACAGCGAGATCGTAGACCACTCTGATCCAGGCTTCGTAAAAATGCTGCACCAGATGAAGATCCACGACTAA
- a CDS encoding flavin oxidoreductase yields MRKDFGAKPFLFPQPVMIIGTYDENGKANAMNAAWGGIVGADEIMIDLSSHKTTENLMVNKAFTVSVADVEHMTACDYVGIVSANQEEHKMEKAGFTTTESNFVHAPVINELPLTLECELIDVIGGTKFLGKIKNVSIDESVLGEDGELSLEKFSPITYDTVHFGYYRLGEKVGNAFKDGAALK; encoded by the coding sequence ATGAGAAAAGACTTTGGAGCAAAACCGTTTTTATTCCCTCAGCCGGTCATGATCATTGGAACTTATGACGAGAATGGAAAAGCTAACGCCATGAACGCGGCGTGGGGAGGAATCGTAGGGGCAGACGAGATCATGATCGATCTGTCCAGCCATAAAACAACTGAAAATCTTATGGTGAACAAGGCTTTTACCGTCAGTGTGGCGGATGTGGAGCACATGACGGCTTGCGATTATGTGGGAATTGTTTCCGCGAACCAGGAAGAGCACAAGATGGAGAAGGCGGGATTTACTACTACAGAAAGCAACTTTGTCCATGCGCCGGTCATCAATGAGCTTCCGCTGACGCTGGAGTGTGAGCTGATCGACGTGATCGGAGGAACAAAATTCCTTGGAAAGATCAAGAATGTCAGCATTGACGAGAGTGTGCTGGGAGAAGATGGAGAACTGAGCCTTGAGAAATTCTCGCCCATCACTTACGACACCGTGCATTTCGGATATTACAGATTGGGCGAGAAAGTGGGAAATGCCTTTAAAGACGGAGCTGCCCTTAAGTAG
- a CDS encoding RNA polymerase sigma factor, producing the protein MDADFLLIRKMKQGDDEAFDRFVHKYYGDILKYCSYHCRDEEYALDLAQETFVRFFARLSEYRHRGKTKNYLYTIAGNLCKNWYQKTKEILAGEELLLGEPDPEAVQESGIVDKVLLEWAIANLPQELQEVIDRYYFQEKKIREIAAELDLGIPLVKYRLGQAKLKLRELIGKEEEGHESGRTDTKL; encoded by the coding sequence GTGGACGCGGATTTTCTTTTGATCAGGAAAATGAAGCAGGGTGACGATGAGGCCTTTGATAGATTTGTTCATAAATATTATGGCGACATCTTGAAATATTGCTCTTATCACTGCCGGGATGAAGAGTATGCTTTAGACCTGGCCCAGGAGACATTTGTCCGTTTCTTCGCAAGATTATCGGAGTATCGTCACAGAGGAAAAACGAAAAACTATTTGTACACCATCGCTGGAAATCTTTGCAAGAATTGGTATCAAAAGACAAAAGAAATCCTGGCGGGAGAAGAATTGCTTCTGGGAGAACCAGATCCGGAGGCTGTCCAGGAATCTGGGATTGTAGATAAGGTGCTGCTGGAATGGGCGATCGCTAACCTGCCCCAGGAACTTCAGGAAGTGATTGACCGCTATTATTTTCAGGAGAAAAAGATCCGGGAAATAGCGGCAGAGCTGGATCTTGGGATTCCACTGGTTAAATACCGTCTGGGACAGGCGAAACTTAAGCTGCGGGAGTTGATCGGAAAGGAGGAGGAAGGCCATGAATCTGGAAGAACGGATACAAAGCTATAA
- a CDS encoding LysR family transcriptional regulator yields the protein MIEIYLLEQLVAFEEYGTLSAASEQLHLSQPALTRSMRKLEEVIGVPLFERTKNRIALNENGRLTAQYAQKILEQERDMVERVRLLDRSRRTITLGSCAPVPIADLVPVLSRCYTGMTIASEIRNWDEELLDGLDKGRYQMAVLHEEPKEEGVYAFPYRKETLSLVVPYTHPLAEREEVTLKDIDGQNLLLYTEIGFWYEMCREKLPNAHFLLMNEYDAFGEVAGTGAFPSFASDIMAGRSGNMEGKKLIPIRDPSAETTYYCVCRQEERERYRKFYRMLEQINWQKQEVKF from the coding sequence ATGATTGAAATCTATCTTTTGGAACAATTGGTCGCTTTTGAAGAGTACGGCACTTTGTCTGCCGCATCGGAACAGCTGCATTTATCGCAGCCCGCCCTGACCCGCTCTATGCGGAAGCTGGAAGAAGTGATAGGGGTTCCGTTATTTGAAAGGACTAAGAACCGGATCGCGCTAAATGAAAATGGAAGGCTGACGGCTCAGTACGCGCAGAAGATCCTGGAACAAGAGCGGGATATGGTGGAACGGGTCAGACTTCTGGACCGGAGCAGGAGAACGATCACTCTGGGCTCCTGCGCGCCGGTCCCCATCGCGGATCTGGTTCCGGTGCTCTCCCGCTGCTACACAGGGATGACCATTGCATCAGAGATCCGGAACTGGGATGAGGAATTGCTGGACGGCCTCGATAAAGGCAGGTATCAGATGGCGGTCCTCCATGAAGAGCCAAAAGAAGAAGGAGTGTACGCCTTTCCCTACCGGAAGGAAACCCTGTCTCTTGTTGTGCCATATACCCATCCGCTGGCAGAACGGGAGGAAGTTACCTTAAAAGACATTGACGGGCAGAACCTGCTTCTGTACACAGAGATCGGATTCTGGTATGAAATGTGCCGGGAGAAACTGCCAAACGCTCATTTCCTCCTGATGAATGAGTATGACGCTTTTGGAGAAGTGGCGGGAACAGGCGCCTTCCCATCGTTCGCCTCAGATATCATGGCTGGAAGGAGCGGGAATATGGAGGGGAAGAAGCTGATCCCTATCCGGGATCCATCGGCGGAGACCACCTACTACTGCGTGTGCAGACAGGAAGAACGGGAGCGGTACCGGAAATTCTACCGGATGCTGGAGCAGATCAACTGGCAAAAGCAAGAAGTAAAATTTTAA